The Dioscorea cayenensis subsp. rotundata cultivar TDr96_F1 chromosome 19, TDr96_F1_v2_PseudoChromosome.rev07_lg8_w22 25.fasta, whole genome shotgun sequence genome includes a window with the following:
- the LOC120250217 gene encoding fatty acid desaturase 4, chloroplastic-like, whose product MSSIITPRCHLLKPHHALSTTTTIPKVSTSDQSLHSTWSHRFWLTTGCATFLTPIAKSLTISLTSSSSFDLLPPLCASFLAFSIADLATGFYHWSIDNYGSSSTPLLGSQIQAFQGHHKHPSTITHRHFANNLHALGRAITFTVLPLHLAASDNPTALAFIGVCSGCIMFSQQFHAWAHEKKSRLPPVVLALQDAGVLVSRSKHAKHHRSPYSNNYCIVSGMWNEVLDGMKVFEVLEMVLFFKLGVRPRSWVDPSIEWMEVEDDDNMVVMVD is encoded by the coding sequence ATGTCCAGCATCATAACTCCACGCTGCCACCTTCTCAAACCTCACCATGCtctctccaccaccaccaccattccCAAGGTCTCCACTTCCGACCAATCCCTCCACTCCACTTGGTCTCACCGTTTCTGGCTCACCACCGGCTGCGCCACCTTCCTCACTCCCATCGCCAAATCCCTCACCATCTCCctaacctcttcttcttcatttgatcTTCTCCCACCTCTTTGCGCCTCCTTCCTTGCCTTCTCCATCGCCGACCTCGCCACCGGCTTCTACCACTGGTCCATCGACAACTACGGCTCCTCTTCCACCCCTCTCCTCGGCTCCCAAATCCAAGCTTTCCAAGGCCACCACAAACACCCCTCCACCATCACTCACCGCCACTTCGCCAACAACCTCCACGCCCTCGGCCGTGCCATCACCTTCACTGTCCTTCCTCTCCACCTTGCCGCCAGTGACAACCCCACTGCTCTTGCTTTCATTGGTGTTTGCTCCGGCTGCATCATGTTCAGCCAGCAGTTCCACGCCTGGGCTCATGAGAAGAAGAGCCGGCTTCCTCCGGTTGTGCTTGCCTTGCAGGATGCCGGCGTGTTGGTGTCTCGCTCAAAGCATGCCAAGCATCACCGCTCGCCGTACAGTAATAACTATTGCATTGTGAGTGGGATGTGGAATGAGGTGTTGGATGGGATGAAAGTGTTTGAGGTGCTGGAGATGGTGTTGTTCTTCAAGCTCGGTGTGAGGCCCAGGTCCTGGGTTGACCCAAGTATTGAATGGATGGAGGTAGAAGACGATGATAAcatggtggtgatggtggactga
- the LOC120249530 gene encoding tobamovirus multiplication protein 1, protein MRSVVTLEMASGLALAAAAASTSWWDEINESSQWQDGVFYFLCAAYALVSAVALIQLFRIQLRVPEYGWTTQKVFHLMNFIVNGARAVVFGFHAHVFLFRSKVLTLLLLDFPGLLFFSTYTLLVLFWAEIYHQARSLPTDKLRVIYISVNCVIYVIQVCIWVYLWINDDEVSESIGKVFIAVVSFLAALGFLVYGGRLFFMLRRFPIESKGRRKKLNEVGSVTAICFTCFLIRCFVVGLSAFDKAASLEVLDHPILDLGYYMLTEILPSALVLYILRKLPPKRVSAQYHPIR, encoded by the exons ATGAGATCGGTGGTGACTCTGGAGATGGCCTCCGGGTTGGCtctggcggcggcggcggcgtcGACGAGCTGGTGGGATGAGATTAATGAGTCCAGCCAATGGCAGGATGGCGTCTTCTACTTCCTCTGTGCTGCTTATGCTCTCGTCTCCGCCGTTGCTCTg ATTCAACTTTTCCGGATTCAACTCCGAGTTCCAGAATATGGTTGGACAACCCAAAAGGTTTTCCATCTTATGAACTTCATTGTTAATGGAG CTCGTGCTGTTGTTTTTGGATTTCATGCTCATGTGTTCCTTTTTAGGTCAAAA GTGCTTACCTTGTTGCTATTGGACTTTCCCGGACTATTGTTCTTCTCTACATATACACTGCTGGTCCTATTCTGGGCAGAGATATATCATCAG GCGAGGAGTCTTCCAACAGACAAGCTAAGGGTCATATACATCTCCGTCAATTGTGTGATTTATGTTATTCAG GTCTGTATATgggtttatttatggataaATGATGATGAGGTTTCTGAGTCAATTGGAAAGGTCTTTATTGCAG tGGTATCTTTTCTAGCTGCCCTCGGTTTCTTGGTATATGGAGGAAG GCTATTTTTCATGCTGAGGCGCTTCCCTATAGAATCAAAAGGGAGAAGGAAGAAACTTAATGAG GTTGGATCAGTTACGGCAATATGTTTCACCTGCTTCCTTATAAGATGTTTTGTG GTGGGTTTATCTGCATTTGATAAAGCTGCGTCGCTTGAGGTTTTAGACCACCCAATTTTGGACCTTGGATACTATATG CTGACAGAGATCCTTCCTTCGGCACTTGTCCTATACATACTGCGCAAACTGCCTCCAAAGAGAGTCTCAGCGCAATATCATCCCATTCGCTGA
- the LOC120250481 gene encoding uncharacterized protein LOC120250481: MATKLLLLPPLLLLILPTLILLNGPWKAPFRPSDLLPLLPRPVSWTILSSLHSAVDLLPTFIGAATSSPNSSLNWKGACFYNNTAWMVFHNKSSSPFGGGTLHIKASKAHSWTCIDLYIFATPYRVTWDYYFLAREHTLDFKEWETEAELEYVKQNGVSIFLMKSGMIGTLQALWDVFPLFSNSRWGENSNLAFLKKHMGATFEQRPQPWVSNINVDDIHSGDFLAISKIRGHWGGFETIEKWATGSFAGHTAVCLKDSEGKLWVGESGHDNDKGETVIVVLPWEEWWAFELAQDDADPHIALLPLHPDIRAKLNVTAAWEYVRSMSGKPYGYHNMIFSWIDTIHGNYPPPLDAHVAASIMTVWSKLQPNYTDLWNEALNKRLGTKGLDLPEIIVEAERRGSSFDELLTVPEQDDWLYADGRSTSCVAYIVEMYKQAGLFHPITDSIQATEFTIKDAYILKFFEDNSSRLPEWCNEHDDVKLPFCQITGKYRMELPDYNTIEPYPHMNERCPSLPPKYIRPDGC; this comes from the exons ATGGCCACCAAGCTCCTCCTCCTTCCTCCGCTCCTTCTTCTCATCCTCCCAACCCTAATCCTCCTCAATGGCCCTTGGAAGGCTCCGTTTCGTCCCAGCGATCTTCTTCCCCTGCTCCCCAGACCGGTCTCTTGGACCATCCTCAGCTCCCTCCATAGCGCCGTCGATCTCCTTCCCACCTTCATTGGCGCCGCCACCTCCTCTCCCAACTCATCTCTCAACTGGAAAGGCGCTTGCTTTTATAACAACACCGCTTGGATGGTTTTCCACAACAAGAGCTCTTCCCCATTTGGCGGCGGCACTCTCCACATCAAG GCCAGCAAGGCTCATAGTTGGACTTGTATTGATTTGTACATTTTTGCGACTCCTTACCGTGTAACATGGGATTACTACTTTTTGGCTCGTGAACATACTTTGGATTTTAAAGAATGGGAAACTGAAGCAGAGCTAGAATAT GTGAAACAAAATGGAGTTTCCATCTTTCTTATGAAGTCGGGAATGATTGGTACACTTCAAGCTTTGTGGGATGTTTTTCCATTATTCTCAAATAGTAGATGGGGTGAGAATTCAAATCTTGCTTTTCTCAAGAAGCATATGGGTGCAACGTTTGAGCAACGCCCGCAGCCATGGGTGTCAAATATCAATGTTGATGATATTCACTCTGGAGATTTCTTGGCTATATCCAAAATTCGTGGCCATTGGGGTGGTTTTGAGACTATCGAGAAGTGGGCAACTGGATCTTTTGCTGGTCATACTGCCGTTTGTTTGAAGGATTCTGAAGGAAAGCTTTGGGTTGGAGAGTCTGGACATGATAATGACAAG GGAGAAACTGTTATAGTTGTGTTACCATGGGAAGAATGGTGGGCCTTCGAGCTGGCACAAGATGATGCAGATCCTCATATTGCATTGCTTCCTTTGCACCCTGATATTCGGGCCAAACTTAATGTGACTGCAGCATGGGAGTATGTTAGAAGCATGTCAGGGAAACCTTATGGTTACCATAATATGATATTTAGTTGGATAGACACTATTCACGGGAACTACCCACCTCCTTTAGATGCTCATGTG GCTGCTTCAATCATGACTGTGTGGAGTAAGTTGCAGCCAAATTATACTGATTTGTGGAACGAAGCCTTGAACAAACGACTTGGTACCAAG GGTCTTGATCTGCCTGAAATAATAGTTGAGGCTGAAAGGCGAGGTTCATCTTTTGATGAATTGCTGACAGTTCCTGAACAAGATGATTGGCTTTATGCTGATGGGAGATCAACCTCTTGTGTTGCCTACATTGTTGAAATGTATAAACAAGCTGGCTTATTCCATCCCATTACAGACTCCATTCAAGCTACAGAGTTCACT ATAAAGGATGCTTATATCCTAAAGTTTTTCGAAGATAATTCAAGTCGATTACCTGAATGGTGCAACGAACACGACGATGTTAAGCTTCCTTTCTGTCAAATCACAGGAAAGTATAGGATGGAACTACCTGATTACAATACTATTGAGCCATATCCACACATGAATGAGAGATGTCCATCTCTGCCTCCGAAATATATCCGACCAGATGGTTGTTAA